The sequence below is a genomic window from Candidatus Binatia bacterium.
CGCGTCGGCACCGCCGCCCCACAGTTCGATCGAGCGGAGGTCGTATTCCCTCGCCCCCGCTTGCAGCAGCATACGATACATCGCGGGGATACCGGAGAACATGGTGACCTTCAGATCCTGTATCAACTCCAGCACTTGCCGTGGATCAAATTTCCCCAGCAACAGCATGGGAATCCCCATCACCAGCTGCAGCAGCAGAGCCTGATGCCCGGACGTATGCGCCAGCGGCATGACCAGCAAGCTGAGGTTGTGGCGCGAGGTCGGCAGGAAGGCGAAAAGCCGAGCGTACTTCCGCACCGCGAACATGAGGGCGGAATCGCTCAGCATCGCTCCTTTCGGGAAACCCGTCGTGCCAGCGGTGTAGAAAATGATCGCCAGATCGGACGGATCGAGTGGCAACGCGGGAAACGTGTCCGGTTGATCCGCGATCAAATCGCTGAGGCGGATGACACCAGGCGGGACCGCGCGTCCGGTCATCACGATCCACTGTTTGACGTTGGGAAGTTGAGCCGCACCACCGATGACGCCTTCAAATACGGAACGGTCAGTGACGAAGCTGTGAAAGCCGCAGTCATCAGCGAGATGCCGGATCTCATCGAGACGCAGCATGATGTTCAGCGGCACGGGCACGGCCCCGAGTCTTTGCGCCGCAAACTCGGCAAACGCCGCCTCGATGCGGTTGCCGGTCATCAACCCGACACGATCGCCTTTGCTCACGCCGGCTTGGCGCAGTCCATGGGCGATACGGGACACGAAACCGGCGAAGTCGTGAAAGGTGATACAATCCCCGCGAAAGAACGGGTAGTTCAATGGTTGATCGAGAAACAAGGCGGGACGGTGGCCGTACAGCTCCGCTAGCCGATCC
It includes:
- a CDS encoding class I adenylate-forming enzyme family protein, giving the protein MATLPDRLAELYGHRPALFLDQPLNYPFFRGDCITFHDFAGFVSRIAHGLRQAGVSKGDRVGLMTGNRIEAAFAEFAAQRLGAVPVPLNIMLRLDEIRHLADDCGFHSFVTDRSVFEGVIGGAAQLPNVKQWIVMTGRAVPPGVIRLSDLIADQPDTFPALPLDPSDLAIIFYTAGTTGFPKGAMLSDSALMFAVRKYARLFAFLPTSRHNLSLLVMPLAHTSGHQALLLQLVMGIPMLLLGKFDPRQVLELIQDLKVTMFSGIPAMYRMLLQAGAREYDLRSIELWGGGADAFPDELINTFRDLAAKRKLFGLTRRPRFVRGYGLAETAGQLATAMGPPAGDGTVGRIVRGAQYKIVDADGLPVRKGDVGELVVKTPGLMSGYWHNPEATAQVLQNGWFRTGDLVRQGRRGLLYIQAREKEMIKVGGYSVFPAEVERKLAEHPAIAQVVVVGVPHGVKGEVPVAAVVREPGVQVNEEALLAWARQHIAPFKAPRRIIFLEAIAQNFAMKAKRREVREQVLAELEKAISSQQGKIK